The following are encoded together in the Cicer arietinum cultivar CDC Frontier isolate Library 1 chromosome 2, Cicar.CDCFrontier_v2.0, whole genome shotgun sequence genome:
- the LOC101495940 gene encoding cyclin-D4-2-like, with the protein MAPSFDCFANLLCTEDISIFEENEFGDSLEMLEEPWNVEYEPNLNQTQEFDDPIGLLPLLSDESLKVMIEKECHHLPASDYVNRLKIGVLDLEGRMDAIDWIQKVRVHFGFGPLCVYLAVNYMDRFLSACETLKERLWSIQLLAVGCVYLAAKIEETTVPPSLDLQVNETKYLFDTKTILRMELMVMSTLKWRMQAITPFSFIDYFLYKVNNDQVPTGDSILQSIQLILSTIRGIDFIQFRPSEIAAAVAVLVSMVGENQTVETEKAVSLLIQYVEKERVMKCVEMIQQLSSGSDSETKETTTSASVSVPCVPQSPIGVLEPLCLSYKSDENNTNVATSPHANPSLHNDISPDPKRKKLNTTIED; encoded by the exons ATGGCACCAAGTTTTGATTGTTTTGCAAACCTTCTCTGTACTGAAGACATCAGCATTTTTGAGGAAAATGAATTTGGGGATTCATTGGAGATGTTGGAGGAACCATGGAATGTTGAATATGAACCAAACCTTAATCAAACTCAGGAATTTGATGACCCAATTGGGTTGTTACCATTGCTGAGTGATGAAAGTTTGAAGGTTATGATTGAAAAGGAATGCCATCACTTACCTGCTAGTGATTATGTCAATAGGCTCAAAATTGGGGTTTTGGATTTGGAGGGTAGAATGGATGCCATTGATTGGATTCAAAAG GTTCGAGTGCATTTCGGTTTCGGACCTCTCTGTGTTTACCTAGCTGTTAACTACATGGATCGATTCCTTTCCGCATGTGAAACACTT AAGGAAAGACTTTGGTCAATCCAACTGTTGGCTGTGGGCTGTGTTTATCTGGCAGCTAAAATTGAAGAGACTACAGTTCCTCCATCTCTTGATTTGCAG GTCAATGAAACTAAGTATTTGTTTGATACTAAAACAATACTGAGGATGGAGCTTATGGTAATGAGCACATTGAAATGGAGAATGCAAGCAATTACACCTTTCTCCTTCATTGACTATTTCCTTTACAAGGTCAATAATGATCAAGTTCCAACAGGAGATTCAATTTTGCAATCAATCCAGCTCATACTGAGTACTATAAGAG GAATTGACTTCATTCAGTTCAGACCATCTGAAATTGCAGCAGCTGTTGCAGTGTTAGTATCTATGGTGGGGGAAAACCAAACAGTTGAAACTGAGAAAGCAGTTTCTCTTCTGATTCAGTATGTTGAAAAG GAGAGAGTAATGAAGTGTGTTGAAATGATTCAACAGCTGTCATCAGGTAGTGATTCTGAAACAAAAGAAACTACAACTTCTGCTTCTGTTTCTGTCCCTTGTGTTCCTCAAAGTCCAATAGGTGTATTGGAACCTCTATGTCTCAGCTACAAAAGTGATGAAAACAACACTAATGTTGCTACTTCACCACATGCAAATCCTTCACTTCATAATGATATTAGTCCTGATCCTAAACGCAAGAAGCTTAACACAACCATTGAAGATTGA